The following are from one region of the Anabrus simplex isolate iqAnaSimp1 chromosome 8, ASM4041472v1, whole genome shotgun sequence genome:
- the eIF1A gene encoding eukaryotic translation initiation factor 1A, X-chromosomal has protein sequence MPKNKGKGGKNRRRGKNENETEKRELVFKEDGQEYAQVTKMLGNGRLEAMCFDGVKRLCHIRGKLRKKVWINQGDIILIGLRDYQDAKADVILKYTPDEARNLKTYGEFPETVRINDTVTFVEDGFDEDIEFGDEVSDEGEGDAVDNI, from the exons ATGCCGAAGAACAAAG GAAAGGGAGGTAAAAACCGAAGGAGGGGAAAGAACGAAAATGAGACAGAAAAAAGAGAATTGGTATTCAAAGAAGATGGCCAAG AATACGCACAAGTAACAAAGATGCTCGGTAATGGACGATTGGAAGCAATGTGCTTCGACGGTGTTAAACGACTATGTCATATCCGAGGGAAGCTAAGAAAGAAG GTTTGGATAAACCAGGGTGATATAATCCTTATTGGTTTGAGGGATTATCAAGATGCCAAAGCTGATGTCATTCTGAAATACACTCCCGATGAAGCTAGAAACTTGAAGACTTATGGAGAGTTCCCCGAAACCG TGCGTATCAACGACACCGTCACATTCGTCGAGGATGGTTTCGATGAGGACATTGAGTTTGGTGATGAAGTTAGCGACGAGGGGGAGGGTGATGCAGTCGATAAT atctgA